CCGCGAGTCGGCTGGCACGTTCCACGGGTTGCCGGCGCGCTCCATGCCTTTGAAAGCCTGTTGCAGTTGTTGCGGGAAGTCGCTGTCCATCAACACCAGGCTTCGGCGGATGTCGAGAATGTCGCGCATCGGCTCGTTGCCGACCGGGCAGACTTCGACGCAAGCGCCGCAGGAAGTGCAGGCCCAGACCGACTCGGCGCTGATGGCGAACTCCAGCAAATTGGCCGACTCTTTTCCAGCGGCGAATTCCGCCCCGTGTTCGTTGAGCCAGTAGCGTTTGTTGATCTCCAGCGCCGAGGGCGAGAGCACCTTGCCGGTGTTGTAGGCCGGGCAAGCGTCCTGGCACCGGTTGCACATGATGCATGAGTAGGCGTCAATGATCTGCGCCCGTGAAAGATGCTCCAGCCTGGTTGCCCCGAACTGGCTGAGTGACTCGTCTTCAAAGTTGATCTTCTCAAGCTCGCCAATAGAAGCCCGTTTGGGCTTGAGCAAAAAATTGAGCGGGGCAAAGAAAATGTGGATGTGCTTGGAGTAGAGGAAGTACGGCACGAAGGCGAGAATTGCTCCTAACGCACCCCAGAAAAAAACGTGTTGCATCACATTGATGACTGTGGCTGGCAGGTCGGCCCAAAAAGCGGCGACGACGCTGGCAAATGGTTGCCACACATCCGGGCCAGTTTCGGCCAGCTGGAAGCTTTCGCCCAAAAACCGCGAGCCGACATGAAGCAGGATGAAGGAGCCGACGATGAGCGAATCGCGCTTGATGCCGGCCAGGGCTTTGGGATGAAGTGTCACGCCTTCACGGAAGCCAAACACTTTAGGGCCGACGGCGACCCGGCGGATCATCAAGGCCGCCATTCCAATCAGCACGCCCACGCTCAACAAGTCCGCGCCCAGCCGGTACAAGTCGCCGATGAGGCCCTCGCCCAGAAACACAAAGCCGGGAAAGAAGCCCTGCAGGCCGTCACCGATGTTCACCAGCAGGTAGTAGGTGAAGCCCCAGGCTACAAAGGCGTGGGCCAGGCTGGGCAGGAGCCGCCGCTTGAGCACCGTCTTCTGCGTCACAAAAATCAGGGTAGCGTTGATAACGCGGTTGACAAGCTCATCCAGCCCGATGGCGCCCGCGCCGCGCC
The genomic region above belongs to Chloroflexota bacterium and contains:
- a CDS encoding (Fe-S)-binding protein: MLTLVEKIIFVLLALGSAYFAYRTTDRIIRTIRRGAGAIGLDELVNRVINATLIFVTQKTVLKRRLLPSLAHAFVAWGFTYYLLVNIGDGLQGFFPGFVFLGEGLIGDLYRLGADLLSVGVLIGMAALMIRRVAVGPKVFGFREGVTLHPKALAGIKRDSLIVGSFILLHVGSRFLGESFQLAETGPDVWQPFASVVAAFWADLPATVINVMQHVFFWGALGAILAFVPYFLYSKHIHIFFAPLNFLLKPKRASIGELEKINFEDESLSQFGATRLEHLSRAQIIDAYSCIMCNRCQDACPAYNTGKVLSPSALEINKRYWLNEHGAEFAAGKESANLLEFAISAESVWACTSCGACVEVCPVGNEPMRDILDIRRSLVLMDSDFPQQLQQAFKGMERAGNPWNVPADSRLDWAKGLNVPTIEQNPEPEILWWVGCAPATDACAQKTAQAFAKVLNAAGVNFAVLGKMERCTGDSARRSGNEAVFFELATGNVEMLNEVKPKRIVATCPHCLHTLKNEYPAFGGNYEVVHHTQLIDELFAAGKLKTKPEKPSNVVFHDPCYLGRHNNVYDAPRSALARAGANLSELPRNRTASFCCGAGGAQMWKEEEHGREGVNENRFREAAATGKDTLAVGCPFCMVMMTDAGRAAKSEMQVKDVAEIVAEGLE